The following proteins are encoded in a genomic region of Bacteroidota bacterium:
- a CDS encoding tetratricopeptide repeat protein, whose translation MFWLDLLLEIIIMEYRKFFLAVILIILAGWLSVSCSGDKMKSASNETAAVDSLSVLNESIKSDSLDVSLYNQRARYFLKRNQLNSALQDIRKAIEISPSNPGLFLTLSDIYLGQGKIRQSAESLERVIELDPVNNDAYLKLAELGLIVRSYDKAFQFTAKALELKPHNPVAYFIRGYASLETGDTLSAVDYFVKAVNQDQDYFEALLQLGVLFSEKKDRRAFDYLNSAVRLRPSSTDALYALAMYHQGSNELEPAKDLYAKILSINAQDEYALFNLGYIALVFEEEYVKAEEYFSRAISADPSYADAYYNRGFTRELLREYTNARLDYKQVLVINPDYSLAIDALNRLDSQGL comes from the coding sequence ATGTTTTGGCTGGATCTATTGCTTGAAATCATCATCATGGAATATAGAAAGTTTTTTCTTGCTGTCATTCTGATAATCCTTGCCGGCTGGCTTTCCGTGTCCTGTAGCGGGGATAAAATGAAATCCGCTTCAAATGAAACCGCTGCAGTGGATTCTCTGTCAGTCCTGAACGAAAGTATTAAGTCAGACTCTCTGGATGTATCTTTGTATAATCAAAGAGCCAGGTATTTCCTGAAAAGGAACCAGCTTAACTCCGCTCTGCAGGATATTCGCAAAGCTATTGAGATTTCACCTTCCAATCCCGGTCTGTTCCTTACATTATCGGATATTTACCTTGGACAGGGTAAGATCAGGCAATCTGCCGAATCGCTTGAAAGAGTGATTGAACTGGATCCTGTTAACAATGATGCATATTTGAAACTGGCGGAACTTGGACTGATAGTAAGAAGTTACGACAAAGCATTTCAATTTACGGCAAAGGCACTGGAATTAAAGCCACATAACCCCGTAGCATATTTTATCAGGGGGTATGCAAGCCTGGAAACCGGAGATACACTTTCAGCAGTCGACTATTTTGTTAAGGCTGTGAATCAGGATCAGGACTACTTTGAAGCACTTTTGCAATTGGGCGTATTATTTTCGGAAAAAAAGGACAGGAGGGCTTTTGATTATCTGAATTCAGCGGTCAGATTGAGGCCTTCTTCTACGGATGCATTATATGCATTAGCCATGTACCATCAGGGTAGCAACGAACTGGAACCCGCCAAAGACTTATATGCCAAAATTCTTAGTATAAACGCTCAGGATGAATATGCCCTTTTTAACCTTGGTTATATTGCTCTGGTTTTTGAAGAGGAGTATGTGAAAGCGGAGGAATACTTCAGCAGAGCGATCTCCGCTGATCCTTCTTATGCTGATGCCTATTATAACCGTGGTTTTACAAGGGAATTACTCAGGGAATACACCAATGCGCGGCTTGACTACAAACAGGTCCTGGTAATCAATCCTGATTATTCACTTGCTATAGATGCTTTGAACCGGCTTGACAGCCAAGGTCTATAG